The following coding sequences are from one Lolium rigidum isolate FL_2022 chromosome 6, APGP_CSIRO_Lrig_0.1, whole genome shotgun sequence window:
- the LOC124661836 gene encoding ribokinase-like, with product MALEARLRLPLARPTPATAFLSGSNPKQTHLSFSIRTSSTSLSAANAPPPIVVVGSANADIYVEVDRLPLVGETVAARAGHSLAGGKGANQAACGGRLALGPTYLVARVGNDANGRLLEGALADAGGVRLDRVARAPDAPSGHAVVMLMPDGQNSIIIVGGANMEGWASEVDPEDLDLIRQAGVLLLQREIPDWVNIQVAQAAKGAGVPVILDAGGMDAPVPGELLGLVDIFSPNETELARLTGMPTETFEQISQAAGACHKMGVKEVLVKLGSQGSALFVEGEEPVRQAIIPATEVVDTTGAGDTFTSAFAVALVEGKPKKECMRFAAAAASLCVRVKGAIPSMPDRESVMSLLETAQAE from the exons ATGGCTCTGGAAGCGCGGCTCCGCCTCCCGCTcgcccggccaactccggccaccgcGTTCCTCTCAGGATCCAACCCCAAGCAGACCCACCTATCCTTCTCCATCAGAACCAGCTCGACCTCCCTCTCCGCCGCCAATGCGCCGCCGCCCATCGTCGTCGTGGGCTCCGCCAACGCCGACATCTACGTGGAGGTCGACCGCCTCCCGCTCGTCGGCGAGACGGTCGCCGCGCGCGCCGGCCACAGCCTCGCGGGCGGGAAGGGCGCTAACCAGGCCGCCTGCGGGGGCCGGCTCGCGCTGGGCCCCACCTACCTCGTGGCGCGCGTGGGGAACGACGCCAACGGGCGCCTGCTCGAGGGCGCCCTCGCGGACGCCGGCGGCGTCCGCCTCGACCGCGTCGCTCGAGCCCCCGACGCGCCGTCCGGTCACGCTGTTGTCATGCTCATGCCGGACGGGCAgaactccatcatcatcgttGGCGGCGCCAACATGGAGGGCTGGGCCTCCGAGGTCGACCCGGAGGACCTCGACCTGATCCGGCAGGCCGGCGTTCTACTTCTGCAGCGGGAGATACCCGATTGGGTCAACATTCAGGTCGCTCAG GCTGCAAAAGGCGCAGGTGTGCCTGTTATCTTGGATGCAGGTGGAATGGATGCTCCTGTCCCTGGAGAATTACTCGGGCTGGTGGATATTTTTAGTCCAAATGAAACAGAGCTAGCACGTTTGACTGGGATGCCTACCGAAACTTTTGAACAGATCAGCCAAGCAGCAGGAGCATGCCATAAAATG GGTGTCAAAGAAGTTTTGGTCAAACTTGGGTCACAAGGATCTGCTctgtttgtggagggagaggaacCAGTTAGGCAGGCGATAATACCTGCCACAGAAGTAGTGGACACCACTGGGGCCGGTGACACATTCACCTCAGCTTTTGCTGTAGCTCTGGTGGAGGGGAAGCCTAAGAAAGAGTGCATGAGATTTGCTG CTGCTGCCGCCTCACTGTGTGTTCGAGTAAAGGGCGCCATACCTAGTATGCCTGACAGAGAATCCGTGATGAGCCTTCTAGAAACTGCGCAAGCTGAATAA